The following coding sequences are from one Paenibacillus tundrae window:
- a CDS encoding APC family permease, protein MIGKMKRVLIGRPMKSAQLDGEKLGKWKALAILSSDALSSVAYGTEQILLVLVAAGFAALWYSVPISIAVLGLLVILIFSYRQTIFAYPTGGGAYIVAKDNLGTTPSLIAGGSLLVDYILTVAVSSSAGTDAITSAFPALHDHSIAIALLMIIFLTIMNLRGVTESASVLALPIYLFIFSIAILIISGGIKFFTGGMHAAAPEFGTSLSHVSIFLLLKAFSSGCSALTGVEAVSNAIPNFKQPAEKNAAGTLLLMGCILGAMFIGITLLAFGYGVKPDPQATVISQIAEATFGRGTMYYIIQGVTALILFLAANTAYSAFPLLSFMMAKDKYMPHMFMVRGDRLGFSNGIIFLSVMSALLVVGFKGNTESLIPLYAVGVFIPFTLSQLGMMIRWIKVKPAGWRTKLLVNTVGMLTTLSITLIFIFTKFTQTWVIFIFLPLVVYGFMRIHRHYCNIADELRIDIQSEKPARKGNTIVIPVAGITRVVMNTISYAQTMSDNVVALYIGFDDEAIHKMEKKWAEWNPGVRLVVVKSRYRSIMGPLKKFIDTVEWKTSETDHITILIPQFITKHWWQNVLHNQTSFMIRTYLINYKDVIVTTVPYHLNR, encoded by the coding sequence ATGATTGGCAAAATGAAGAGGGTCTTAATAGGCAGGCCGATGAAATCGGCGCAATTGGATGGAGAGAAATTGGGGAAATGGAAGGCTCTAGCGATTCTATCCTCGGATGCATTATCGTCTGTAGCCTACGGTACGGAACAGATTTTACTAGTGCTCGTTGCGGCTGGATTTGCCGCTCTGTGGTATTCCGTGCCGATCTCCATCGCTGTGCTTGGATTACTTGTCATCTTAATATTCTCTTATCGTCAGACGATATTTGCCTATCCTACAGGGGGCGGGGCGTACATTGTCGCCAAAGATAATCTGGGCACAACGCCAAGCCTGATCGCCGGAGGATCATTGCTGGTCGACTATATCCTAACGGTTGCGGTAAGTTCATCTGCAGGAACCGATGCGATTACGTCGGCGTTTCCCGCTCTACATGATCACAGCATAGCGATTGCGCTGTTGATGATTATATTTTTAACCATAATGAATCTAAGAGGGGTCACAGAGTCAGCATCCGTGCTTGCACTCCCGATATATCTGTTTATCTTCTCCATTGCAATACTTATCATCTCTGGTGGGATCAAATTCTTCACTGGAGGTATGCATGCAGCAGCACCTGAATTCGGAACCAGTCTGTCGCACGTAAGTATATTCCTATTGCTCAAGGCATTCAGCTCAGGCTGTTCTGCACTAACCGGGGTGGAAGCTGTAAGTAATGCCATTCCGAACTTCAAGCAGCCTGCGGAGAAAAATGCAGCAGGAACCCTACTGCTGATGGGATGCATTCTTGGCGCAATGTTCATCGGCATTACGTTGCTCGCTTTTGGTTATGGCGTGAAGCCTGATCCTCAGGCAACGGTTATTTCACAGATTGCTGAAGCAACGTTTGGCAGAGGAACGATGTATTATATCATCCAAGGTGTGACAGCACTCATTCTATTCCTGGCTGCGAATACAGCATATTCGGCTTTCCCGTTGTTGTCGTTCATGATGGCCAAAGACAAATATATGCCGCATATGTTCATGGTGAGGGGAGACCGATTAGGCTTCTCTAACGGTATTATTTTTCTAAGTGTAATGTCTGCATTGCTCGTTGTGGGGTTCAAAGGGAACACGGAAAGTCTCATTCCCCTCTACGCGGTGGGTGTGTTCATTCCATTTACGTTATCACAACTGGGCATGATGATTCGCTGGATCAAAGTCAAACCGGCGGGCTGGAGAACGAAGTTACTCGTTAATACGGTGGGGATGCTGACGACCTTGTCGATCACCTTAATTTTTATTTTCACCAAGTTCACGCAGACATGGGTTATCTTTATTTTCCTACCACTCGTCGTTTATGGCTTCATGCGCATTCACCGTCACTATTGCAACATTGCTGATGAGCTGCGAATTGACATCCAATCGGAGAAACCAGCTCGAAAAGGCAATACGATTGTGATTCCAGTGGCTGGCATTACACGGGTAGTGATGAATACGATCAGTTATGCCCAGACGATGTCAGATAACGTTGTAGCACTATACATCGGTTTCGATGATGAGGCGATTCATAAGATGGAGAAAAAGTGGGCAGAGTGGAACCCAGGCGTGCGTCTCGTGGTGGTGAAGTCCAGATACCGTAGCATTATGGGGCCTTTGAAAAAGTTCATTGATACCGTGGAGTGGAAAACATCCGAGACGGATCACATTACCATTCTAATCCCACAATTCATCACGAAGCATTGGTGGCAAAATGTACTGCATAATCAAACGAGCTTCATGATTCGAACCTATTTGATTAATTATAAGGACGTTATTGTAACAACTGTGCCCTATCATCTGAATCGATAG
- a CDS encoding carbohydrate ABC transporter permease — protein MRTPWINTLLYVLLTICAALVLYPVMYTFFMAVMTPEDASAYPPHIIPQSIDLSNFSEVFDIVPIGTFIWNTFLVAGLTMLGQLITASMAAYAFAKMQFKGKNVIFSMFVATMMIPWEVTMIPNYLTVRSWGWLDTYQGLTVPFLATAFGTFLLRQFFMQLPKELFEAAKIDGCGHIRYFVSHVLPLSRPALGTLAIYSFLSMYNSYLWPLLVTNTPEMRTVQIGISMLEFQESTAWNLVFAGTAMVILPSLLLLVFGLKQLVRGMAAGALKG, from the coding sequence ATGAGAACTCCATGGATTAACACCTTATTGTATGTGCTTCTCACGATCTGTGCGGCACTGGTACTGTATCCAGTCATGTATACCTTCTTCATGGCTGTGATGACGCCCGAGGATGCAAGTGCCTATCCGCCGCATATCATTCCGCAGTCGATTGATCTGTCCAACTTCTCCGAAGTATTCGATATCGTGCCTATTGGTACGTTTATCTGGAATACCTTCCTGGTTGCGGGACTGACCATGCTGGGGCAATTGATCACGGCGAGCATGGCTGCATACGCTTTTGCCAAAATGCAGTTTAAAGGGAAAAACGTCATCTTCAGTATGTTTGTCGCGACGATGATGATCCCTTGGGAAGTCACGATGATTCCGAACTATCTGACGGTTCGTAGTTGGGGCTGGCTTGATACGTATCAGGGCTTAACGGTTCCGTTCCTGGCTACGGCGTTTGGTACCTTCCTGCTAAGACAGTTCTTCATGCAACTCCCCAAAGAGCTGTTTGAGGCAGCAAAAATTGATGGCTGTGGACACATCCGATATTTTGTATCGCATGTCCTACCGCTATCTCGCCCAGCGCTTGGGACACTAGCGATCTATTCATTCCTCAGTATGTACAATTCGTATCTGTGGCCGTTGCTTGTAACGAATACCCCAGAGATGAGAACAGTACAGATCGGGATTTCGATGCTGGAGTTCCAGGAATCCACTGCATGGAATCTGGTATTTGCCGGCACGGCGATGGTCATTCTACCATCCTTGTTGCTGCTGGTGTTTGGGTTGAAACAGCTTGTCCGCGGAATGGCGGCTGGCGCATTGAAAGGCTAG
- a CDS encoding ABC transporter substrate-binding protein, whose translation MVKGFRLKKRGTFALMLAALMLVISACGTKADTSSTPASSGQADAAAATTEPVQLNWWHSMSGAGEKAINQLASDFNASHPDIQVKAIYQGKYDESLNKLKASMGSDSGPDIIQVYEIGSKFMIDSGMITPVQQFIDKDNFDLSQLEPNIIRYYTIDGKLNAMPFNTSNPILYYNKDMFKAAGLDPENPPKTYEEFEQAAKALGKDGKPGASMAIYGWFMEQFFANQNADYVNNGNGRDSAATESLLNSEAGVKTLSWWKKMIDEKTVSNLGRSTDDTTAAFTAQQIGMTLDSTAGLRKIVEGSGGKFELGTGFLPRPADAKDGGVVVGGASLYIMNNKSDAQQQAAWEFIKYLATPEVQANWSVATGYFPITTAAYDQQVLKDNMAKYPQFQTAVDQLHASVDSTATSGAVMGVFPEARQIVEGAIETVLNGQGEPQEALDAAAKQITDKIAQYNSTVKK comes from the coding sequence ATGGTAAAGGGATTTCGGTTGAAAAAAAGAGGAACGTTCGCTTTAATGTTGGCAGCACTCATGTTAGTTATCTCCGCATGTGGTACCAAAGCAGATACAAGCAGCACGCCAGCGTCTAGTGGACAAGCGGATGCCGCTGCAGCGACCACTGAGCCGGTTCAATTGAATTGGTGGCACTCCATGTCCGGTGCCGGAGAGAAAGCGATCAATCAACTTGCATCCGACTTCAATGCTAGTCACCCTGACATTCAGGTAAAAGCAATCTATCAAGGTAAATACGATGAGAGCTTGAACAAACTGAAAGCCTCAATGGGATCAGATAGCGGCCCTGACATCATCCAGGTATATGAGATCGGCAGTAAGTTCATGATTGACTCTGGCATGATTACGCCAGTACAGCAATTTATTGATAAGGATAACTTTGATCTCTCTCAATTGGAGCCAAACATCATTCGTTATTACACTATTGATGGTAAATTGAACGCGATGCCTTTTAATACATCGAACCCAATTCTCTACTATAACAAAGACATGTTCAAAGCAGCGGGCTTGGACCCAGAGAACCCACCGAAGACATATGAAGAGTTCGAACAAGCAGCCAAAGCACTGGGCAAAGACGGTAAACCAGGTGCTTCCATGGCGATCTATGGCTGGTTCATGGAGCAATTCTTCGCTAACCAGAATGCAGATTATGTAAACAATGGTAACGGTCGAGACAGTGCAGCTACGGAATCTCTGTTGAACTCCGAAGCAGGCGTGAAGACATTATCATGGTGGAAAAAGATGATCGACGAGAAAACCGTATCTAACCTGGGACGTAGCACAGATGATACAACAGCAGCATTCACAGCACAACAAATCGGTATGACACTGGATTCTACGGCTGGATTGCGTAAAATCGTAGAAGGCTCTGGCGGTAAGTTTGAACTTGGAACAGGATTCTTGCCACGCCCAGCAGATGCAAAAGATGGCGGAGTCGTGGTTGGTGGTGCAAGCTTGTACATTATGAATAACAAATCCGATGCACAACAACAAGCAGCGTGGGAATTCATCAAGTATTTGGCGACACCAGAAGTACAAGCGAACTGGAGCGTTGCGACAGGATACTTCCCAATTACGACAGCAGCTTACGATCAGCAAGTATTAAAGGATAATATGGCGAAGTACCCGCAATTCCAGACAGCAGTCGACCAATTGCACGCTTCCGTTGATTCGACAGCAACTTCCGGCGCAGTTATGGGTGTATTCCCAGAAGCAAGACAAATTGTCGAAGGAGCAATCGAGACCGTTCTGAATGGACAAGGTGAACCACAGGAAGCTCTGGATGCTGCTGCGAAACAAATTACAGATAAGATCGCACAGTATAACAGCACAGTGAAGAAATAA
- the rhaD gene encoding rhamnulose-1-phosphate aldolase, giving the protein MNVTLTNKTNETDRPAGWNIPFIREMAEITQHMWKNGWDERNGGNVSYLLEEEEVAQYIDIHHVIRTIKPAFAVHELAGKYFIVTASGKYFKNVLADPESNLGLLRVSQDGQELEVLWGLKSGANPTSELPTHFMSHIERLKIDPNHRVVMHNHATNVLAMTFIHELDEAKFTKTLWQMCTECVVVFPDGVGIIPWMIPGSNEIGRETAEKMKEYHAVIWPQHGIFGTGTTIDEAFGLIETIEKAAQVYMLVAGHEIRQRITDEQLTTLAQAFGVTPRPGIIGT; this is encoded by the coding sequence ATGAACGTGACCCTTACGAATAAAACGAACGAAACGGATCGACCTGCTGGCTGGAATATTCCCTTCATCCGCGAGATGGCCGAAATTACACAGCATATGTGGAAAAATGGCTGGGATGAACGTAATGGTGGTAACGTCAGCTATTTGCTAGAGGAAGAAGAAGTTGCTCAGTATATCGATATTCATCACGTCATCCGTACGATTAAACCCGCATTTGCTGTACATGAGTTGGCAGGGAAATATTTTATCGTGACCGCTTCGGGTAAATATTTCAAAAATGTACTTGCTGACCCAGAGAGCAATCTCGGATTGCTGCGTGTCTCGCAGGATGGTCAGGAATTGGAGGTATTATGGGGCTTGAAATCGGGAGCCAACCCGACCAGTGAGTTGCCTACCCACTTCATGAGTCATATCGAACGGCTAAAAATCGACCCGAATCACCGGGTTGTGATGCATAACCATGCGACCAATGTACTGGCAATGACATTCATCCATGAACTGGACGAAGCGAAGTTTACGAAGACGTTATGGCAGATGTGTACGGAATGTGTGGTTGTATTCCCAGATGGTGTAGGCATCATTCCGTGGATGATCCCGGGGTCGAATGAGATTGGACGGGAGACGGCTGAGAAAATGAAAGAGTATCACGCAGTGATCTGGCCACAGCACGGTATTTTCGGTACAGGGACAACGATTGATGAAGCCTTTGGACTCATCGAGACGATTGAGAAGGCTGCCCAGGTGTATATGCTGGTTGCTGGTCATGAGATTAGACAGCGAATTACGGATGAACAGCTCACAACCCTCGCACAAGCTTTCGGCGTGACCCCGCGTCCTGGTATCATCGGCACATAA
- a CDS encoding carbohydrate ABC transporter permease, translating into MSELDNRIGLPAASRRISKTSERRTASLRVQRMRENMLAYGFLAPSLLLFAVFLFYPMFKSVYLSMHSTDPTGQIAAYVGLDNFKAVFQSGLFLQGMKVTLLFVLFTVPTGILAALILAALTHNKFKGMRVFQFVFSLPVVLSVGSSAVIWKFLFHPTLGMLNYLLGKVGIDPIPWLTSPDWALISISIMTIWMNLGFNYIILSSGLQGIPDEIYESAKIDGAGPLLTFRKISMPLLSPTLFFVSVVSIIGAFQSFGQINILTRGGPMDSTNVFVYSIYQEAFVNFRFGTGSAQALILFAVIMLLTLIQFKWVERKVHYQ; encoded by the coding sequence ATGAGTGAGCTTGATAACCGGATCGGCTTGCCTGCTGCTAGTCGGCGTATATCGAAGACAAGTGAGCGCCGTACGGCTTCGCTCCGAGTACAACGGATGCGGGAGAATATGCTGGCCTATGGTTTCCTGGCACCATCGCTGCTTTTGTTCGCAGTGTTCCTGTTCTATCCAATGTTTAAATCTGTGTACCTCAGTATGCATTCAACTGATCCTACGGGACAGATTGCTGCCTATGTAGGACTGGATAACTTTAAGGCGGTTTTCCAATCCGGGCTGTTTCTTCAAGGAATGAAAGTGACGTTGTTGTTCGTTCTGTTCACGGTGCCAACGGGCATTCTGGCAGCTCTGATTCTCGCTGCGCTAACCCATAACAAATTTAAGGGAATGCGTGTGTTCCAGTTTGTGTTTTCTCTACCCGTTGTATTATCTGTAGGTTCGTCCGCGGTCATCTGGAAGTTTCTGTTCCACCCAACACTGGGTATGCTGAATTATTTGTTAGGAAAAGTCGGCATTGATCCGATTCCTTGGCTAACCAGTCCGGATTGGGCACTAATCTCCATTTCGATCATGACCATCTGGATGAATCTTGGATTCAATTACATTATTTTGTCTAGTGGATTGCAGGGCATCCCGGATGAAATCTATGAGAGTGCGAAAATTGATGGAGCAGGACCGTTGCTTACGTTTCGCAAAATCTCAATGCCGTTGCTGTCACCTACGCTGTTTTTTGTCAGCGTGGTTTCTATCATTGGTGCGTTCCAGTCGTTTGGTCAGATCAACATTCTAACCCGAGGGGGACCGATGGACAGTACAAACGTATTCGTCTACTCGATCTATCAAGAAGCCTTTGTTAATTTCCGCTTTGGAACAGGTAGTGCGCAGGCACTGATTCTGTTCGCGGTCATTATGCTTCTAACCCTAATTCAGTTCAAATGGGTAGAAAGGAAAGTACATTATCAATGA